One Nitrospirae bacterium YQR-1 DNA window includes the following coding sequences:
- a CDS encoding DUF262 domain-containing protein: MEGTMEINSIVESNQSGDNVEGYDRLPSDALGEYPIDNILIRTQSRTVYDVLRRIKAGQFILNPDFQRDFVWEVDKQSKLIESVLMRIPLPVLYLAEREDGMTVVVDGLQRLTTFYRFHNNEFSLKGLVDPRKNLNGKTFAALHPKFQNRIEDTNLILYIIDSKVPEQARLDIFERVNGGVPLSRQQMRNCIYMGKATNWLKECAQNEIFKKATGDSLDSKTMRDRECINRFCGFYLLGTNTYDGNMDSFLAETLKHMNKMTDDELKGLSDIFYQSMENNYLVFGKHAFRKHSNPEQARNIINVSLFDVYSVFMAKYKKEMIAANADLIHNAFYKTMENQDFVASITSGTNDKKRVNTRFSYTENAFKEVLG; this comes from the coding sequence ATGGAAGGAACTATGGAAATAAATAGCATTGTGGAGTCAAACCAGTCAGGAGATAATGTTGAGGGATACGATCGTTTGCCATCCGATGCGTTAGGTGAATATCCGATTGACAACATTTTGATCAGAACTCAATCAAGAACTGTTTATGACGTGTTAAGAAGGATAAAGGCCGGGCAGTTTATATTAAATCCTGATTTCCAGAGAGATTTCGTTTGGGAAGTAGATAAACAAAGCAAGCTGATAGAGTCTGTCTTAATGCGTATTCCTCTGCCGGTGTTATATCTGGCCGAGCGTGAAGACGGCATGACTGTTGTTGTTGACGGCCTTCAGAGATTGACAACATTCTACCGTTTTCATAATAATGAGTTTTCTTTAAAAGGGCTCGTTGATCCAAGAAAGAATTTGAACGGCAAAACATTTGCCGCCCTCCATCCAAAGTTTCAAAATCGGATAGAAGATACAAACCTTATATTGTATATTATAGATTCCAAAGTGCCGGAACAGGCAAGGCTGGATATTTTTGAGCGGGTAAATGGCGGAGTTCCTCTTTCAAGACAGCAGATGAGAAATTGTATTTATATGGGGAAAGCCACAAATTGGCTTAAAGAATGTGCACAAAATGAAATATTTAAGAAGGCAACCGGAGACAGCCTTGATTCTAAAACTATGCGGGACAGAGAGTGTATAAACCGTTTTTGCGGGTTTTATCTTCTTGGCACAAACACATATGACGGCAACATGGATAGTTTTCTTGCAGAAACACTTAAGCATATGAATAAAATGACTGATGATGAATTAAAAGGGCTCTCTGATATTTTTTATCAGAGTATGGAGAATAATTATCTGGTGTTTGGCAAACACGCTTTTAGAAAACATTCAAACCCTGAGCAGGCAAGAAACATAATTAATGTGTCTCTTTTTGATGTTTATTCCGTATTTATGGCAAAGTATAAGAAAGAAATGATAGCAGCAAACGCTGATTTAATTCACAACGCTTTTTATAAAACTATGGAAAATCAGGATTTTGTTGCTTCTATTACCTCCGGTACAAATGATAAGAAAAGAGTGAATACAAGATTTAGCTATACAGAAAATGCCTTTAAAGAGGTCTTAGGCTGA
- a CDS encoding aminotransferase class I/II-fold pyridoxal phosphate-dependent enzyme — protein MSGLHGGDIYSAAEKLKIPERKIIDFSSSPNPHGVSKKVRAEMRKYLKFLSNYPDPESRRLTRVLSERYVAGTENILCGNGSTELIYLIVRALKPQRALLVAPTFSEYENALRMYGVSDLSVMMLKETDNFKLDVSAFTEKLKDRDIAFLCNPNTPTAGFINKADMLRISETAEATGCYLVVDEAFMDFFYLHSENPGGFSVIDHVLKNPYLIVLKSYTKFYALCGLRIGAVFSDKKTVQLLKTYKEPWTVNTLAQRALVTALRDKVYERDTFALLKEEKVFFEKSFNKREIQYFPSSVNFYLIKHERAAHIYEKLRDRGILLRSCADYNGLSDNHLRIAVKTRRENSVLFKSLSHALR, from the coding sequence GTGTCCGGCCTGCATGGAGGTGATATTTACTCTGCGGCTGAGAAGTTAAAAATACCGGAGAGAAAAATAATTGATTTCAGCTCGTCCCCCAACCCTCATGGCGTCTCTAAAAAGGTAAGAGCTGAGATGCGGAAGTACCTTAAATTTCTGAGCAATTACCCTGACCCTGAAAGCCGGCGATTGACAAGAGTGCTGTCTGAGCGTTACGTGGCCGGTACGGAAAATATACTCTGTGGCAACGGCAGCACCGAGTTGATATACTTAATTGTACGTGCTCTGAAGCCTCAACGGGCGCTTCTTGTTGCTCCCACCTTCAGCGAGTACGAAAATGCGTTAAGAATGTATGGAGTTAGTGACTTGTCCGTGATGATGCTGAAAGAGACGGACAATTTCAAATTAGACGTCTCTGCCTTTACCGAGAAGCTCAAGGACAGGGATATTGCATTTCTTTGTAACCCAAACACACCGACCGCCGGGTTTATAAACAAGGCGGATATGCTCAGGATTTCTGAGACGGCTGAGGCCACAGGGTGTTATCTGGTTGTGGATGAGGCATTTATGGATTTTTTTTATCTTCACAGTGAAAACCCGGGCGGCTTTAGCGTAATTGATCATGTTTTAAAAAACCCGTATCTTATTGTGCTGAAGTCATACACCAAGTTTTATGCACTGTGCGGCCTTAGAATCGGTGCTGTGTTTTCAGATAAAAAAACGGTTCAACTGTTGAAAACTTATAAGGAGCCGTGGACTGTTAATACGCTTGCTCAGAGGGCGCTGGTTACGGCCCTCAGAGATAAGGTATATGAACGTGACACGTTTGCTTTATTAAAAGAGGAAAAGGTTTTTTTCGAAAAATCATTTAATAAGCGTGAAATTCAATACTTTCCGTCAAGCGTTAATTTTTATTTGATTAAGCATGAACGGGCGGCACATATTTACGAAAAACTACGAGACCGTGGGATTTTATTAAGAAGTTGCGCTGACTATAATGGACTAAGCGATAATCACCTGCGAATAGCAGTAAAAACCCGCAGGGAAAACTCTGTTTTATTCAAAAGTTTGTCACATGCTTTAAGATGA
- a CDS encoding PilT/PilU family type 4a pilus ATPase, producing the protein MRRAEVDFILSGMLESAANVSDLNLTVGKPLQVESSGVLLPVHLEEMPIEELTPFQTEMFALNLINSDRRLTENLLKQGSCDLSYSLPGKARFRVNIFSQRGNYSIVLRKLETRIPTLADLKVPKVLGQIAEEKNGLVLITGATGSGKSSTLAAVLNIINENKQVHVLTLEDPVEFVHPHKKATFNQREMGLDFDAFSSGLRAALRQAPKVILVGEMRDRETVEIGMTAAETGHLVLSTLHTIDAGQTINRIIGMFDKEEEVLVRNRLSDTVRWIVSQRLLPKVGGGRVAAIEIMKTNIRVKDSLINGESEGKTFYEIIDAGETYGMQTFDKSIVNLYRVGLITEETAMAYASRKALVGRGIDTVKSTRGEKTTDIEDLSLDREYARKAKLPNRPPQGR; encoded by the coding sequence ATGAGAAGAGCCGAGGTAGATTTTATCCTTTCAGGAATGCTGGAAAGTGCGGCAAATGTTTCCGACCTTAACCTTACTGTTGGTAAGCCCCTTCAGGTGGAATCATCCGGCGTCTTATTACCGGTACATCTGGAAGAAATGCCGATAGAGGAATTAACGCCGTTTCAGACGGAAATGTTTGCTCTGAACCTGATAAATTCCGACAGGCGGCTTACAGAAAATCTTTTGAAACAAGGCTCTTGTGATTTATCTTATTCCCTTCCGGGCAAGGCCCGGTTCAGAGTCAATATATTTTCACAACGCGGGAATTATTCCATCGTTCTGAGAAAGCTTGAAACAAGAATACCAACACTTGCCGATTTAAAAGTTCCAAAGGTTTTAGGACAGATTGCGGAGGAAAAAAACGGACTTGTCCTTATAACAGGGGCAACCGGCAGTGGTAAATCCTCAACGCTTGCCGCAGTTTTAAATATAATTAACGAAAACAAACAAGTGCACGTTCTTACCCTTGAGGACCCTGTAGAGTTTGTCCATCCGCATAAGAAGGCAACGTTTAACCAGAGGGAGATGGGTTTGGATTTTGATGCATTTTCAAGTGGGTTAAGGGCGGCGCTGAGGCAAGCTCCCAAGGTCATTCTGGTTGGAGAGATGAGAGACCGTGAAACGGTTGAAATCGGCATGACGGCGGCTGAAACCGGACACCTTGTGCTTTCCACACTCCACACTATAGATGCCGGCCAGACAATAAACAGAATAATCGGCATGTTTGATAAAGAAGAGGAAGTGTTGGTAAGAAACCGCCTCTCGGACACGGTCAGGTGGATAGTAAGTCAGCGGCTGCTTCCAAAAGTAGGCGGGGGCCGGGTGGCCGCCATTGAAATTATGAAAACAAACATAAGGGTAAAAGACAGTCTTATAAACGGTGAGTCGGAGGGTAAGACCTTCTACGAAATAATAGACGCCGGTGAAACCTACGGAATGCAGACCTTTGACAAGTCCATAGTGAACCTCTACAGGGTAGGGCTCATTACCGAGGAGACGGCAATGGCATATGCCTCAAGAAAGGCTCTGGTTGGCCGCGGCATAGACACGGTAAAGAGTACCAGGGGCGAGAAAACCACCGACATTGAGGACTTGTCACTGGATAGAGAATACGCACGTAAGGCTAAATTGCCAAACAGACCGCCTCAGGGAAGATAA
- a CDS encoding type IV pilus twitching motility protein PilT codes for MAKIDAFFKLMNEQGASDLHMVSGSQPILRIRGEMERIKYKELENDELKGMLYEIAPEDKVKQYEETGDVDFAYEIPKLGRFRSNFFQQKWGVGAVFRQIPEKIATVDELGLPPVCKKFAMLNKGLVLVTGPTGSGKSTTLAAIVDYANKNRKDHILTIEDPVEFVHKSASCIVNHREVGLHTKSFSAALRGALREDPDIILVGEMRDLETIQLALEAASTGHLVFGTLHTQSATKTVDRVIDVFPANQQAQIRTTLSEALKGVVAQNLFKRIDKKGRCAALEILVITYAAANLIREAKTPQLASVMQTGRKLGMVTLDDAILDLLQKGWISPEDAYDKSMDKKRFIPFLKEPPPDF; via the coding sequence ATGGCAAAAATAGATGCCTTTTTTAAGCTAATGAATGAGCAGGGTGCATCGGACTTACACATGGTGTCGGGCTCTCAGCCTATACTGCGTATCCGCGGGGAGATGGAGCGTATAAAGTACAAAGAGCTTGAAAACGATGAGCTCAAGGGTATGCTTTATGAAATAGCCCCCGAGGACAAAGTTAAGCAGTATGAGGAAACCGGTGATGTTGACTTTGCCTATGAAATACCAAAGTTAGGCAGATTTAGGTCTAACTTTTTTCAACAGAAATGGGGAGTCGGCGCCGTCTTCAGGCAAATACCGGAAAAAATAGCCACGGTTGACGAGCTTGGGCTGCCTCCGGTGTGTAAAAAGTTTGCTATGCTTAATAAGGGGCTTGTGCTTGTAACCGGGCCCACCGGAAGCGGCAAGTCAACAACACTTGCCGCCATTGTTGACTATGCTAATAAAAACAGAAAAGACCATATTCTGACCATAGAGGATCCGGTGGAGTTTGTCCATAAAAGCGCAAGCTGTATCGTAAACCACAGAGAGGTCGGCCTTCACACCAAATCATTTTCGGCAGCCCTGAGAGGGGCACTGCGTGAAGACCCTGACATAATACTTGTCGGCGAAATGAGAGACCTTGAAACAATACAGCTTGCCCTTGAGGCGGCCTCAACCGGACATCTTGTCTTTGGCACCCTGCATACACAGAGCGCTACCAAGACCGTTGACAGAGTAATAGACGTCTTTCCGGCTAACCAGCAGGCACAGATTCGCACAACCCTCTCGGAGGCCTTAAAAGGTGTGGTTGCCCAGAACCTGTTCAAACGTATAGATAAAAAAGGCCGCTGCGCTGCGCTTGAAATTCTGGTTATAACTTATGCGGCTGCAAACCTTATCAGGGAGGCAAAAACACCGCAGCTTGCCTCAGTCATGCAAACCGGTAGGAAACTCGGCATGGTGACCCTTGATGACGCCATCCTTGACTTACTTCAAAAGGGATGGATATCCCCCGAGGATGCCTATGATAAATCGATGGACAAAAAACGGTTTATTCCATTTTTGAAAGAACCGCCGCCGGACTTTTAA
- a CDS encoding cytochrome B5, protein MFIKSAKATIVALSVVIIVSGNSFAYSEFSEKTKKECRYCHIDSDGGGKLTAEGEAYKTELFSKGKGLERTTAQKIIRFIVGFLHITGGVTWFGAILYVHILLKPAYASRGLPRGELTLGWISICAVGITGFLLTIARISNLQTLFHTKFGVLLTIKILIYILMVTTAAIVTFFIGKKLKEAVAGTVDTKKGFFTPEEIAKCDGKDGRPAYVQYKGNIYDLTASRMWKDGKHAGKHPAGFDHTESLKQAPHGEDKLSRYPVVGELVQEQKTAKEPFHKRLFFFFVYMNLFLVFAVLFVISLWRWA, encoded by the coding sequence ATGTTTATTAAGTCTGCTAAAGCAACCATTGTTGCTTTGTCTGTTGTTATAATTGTCAGCGGTAATTCGTTTGCCTATAGCGAGTTTTCCGAAAAGACAAAAAAAGAATGCCGGTACTGCCATATAGATTCCGACGGCGGCGGGAAATTAACAGCTGAGGGAGAAGCCTATAAGACAGAGCTATTTAGCAAAGGCAAGGGGTTGGAGCGTACAACCGCTCAGAAGATAATCAGGTTTATTGTTGGTTTTTTACACATAACAGGGGGCGTTACGTGGTTTGGTGCGATACTTTATGTGCATATTCTGTTAAAGCCTGCCTATGCTTCACGGGGGCTTCCACGCGGAGAGCTGACTCTTGGCTGGATTTCTATTTGTGCTGTGGGTATCACAGGGTTTCTTTTGACCATAGCTCGGATCAGTAATTTACAGACACTATTTCATACAAAATTTGGAGTTCTTTTAACCATAAAAATACTTATTTACATATTGATGGTGACAACGGCGGCAATAGTTACTTTTTTTATCGGCAAGAAACTTAAGGAGGCAGTGGCGGGCACAGTTGACACTAAAAAGGGCTTTTTTACGCCGGAGGAAATTGCAAAATGTGACGGTAAGGACGGCAGGCCTGCATATGTTCAGTATAAAGGGAATATTTATGACCTTACCGCCAGCAGGATGTGGAAAGACGGCAAACATGCCGGAAAACATCCAGCCGGTTTTGACCACACGGAGTCGCTGAAACAAGCGCCTCACGGAGAGGATAAACTATCGAGGTATCCGGTTGTCGGTGAGTTGGTACAAGAGCAGAAAACAGCAAAGGAACCTTTTCATAAGCGGTTGTTTTTCTTTTTTGTATATATGAATCTGTTTTTGGTTTTTGCAGTGCTTTTTGTTATTTCCCTGTGGAGATGGGCCTAA
- a CDS encoding FmdE family protein: protein MSDDFDALLEESVRIHGHLCPGQVLGVRLSMLGLNSIGITDPKNTQRKDFIVYVEIDRCATDAIQSVTGASLGKRSLKFMDYGKMAATFVNLKTGHAVRIVAREDSRLKSTEYFPDETDTHKAQLQAYMIMKNEELFDLTDVVVSIAPEDMPGRPLKRLQCHLCGEFVQDMRHIEKDGKAVCKACFHNNAYYKKL, encoded by the coding sequence ATGTCAGATGATTTTGATGCACTTTTAGAAGAGTCGGTAAGAATACATGGTCACCTGTGTCCAGGGCAGGTCCTTGGTGTGCGTCTATCCATGCTGGGGCTTAACTCAATTGGTATCACCGACCCAAAGAACACGCAAAGAAAAGATTTCATTGTGTATGTGGAAATTGACCGTTGCGCCACAGATGCTATACAGTCGGTTACAGGAGCAAGCCTTGGAAAGCGGTCCCTTAAGTTTATGGATTACGGCAAGATGGCGGCAACTTTTGTCAATCTAAAGACCGGCCACGCTGTCAGAATTGTGGCAAGAGAGGATTCCCGCCTTAAATCTACAGAGTATTTCCCGGATGAGACAGACACTCATAAGGCTCAGCTTCAGGCCTATATGATTATGAAAAACGAGGAGCTTTTTGACTTAACAGATGTTGTCGTATCTATTGCTCCTGAGGACATGCCCGGACGGCCTCTCAAGAGACTTCAGTGCCACCTTTGCGGTGAATTTGTGCAAGACATGAGACATATAGAAAAAGACGGCAAAGCAGTGTGTAAGGCGTGCTTTCACAACAACGCTTACTACAAAAAACTGTAA